The Ignavibacteriota bacterium genomic sequence AATAAGCTAATGCATATTGCTTTGCCAATAGGTCAAAACACATTAATTGCTAATGATGTGCCGGAATTTATGGGCAAAGTGAATGAAAATGAAAATAGATCAAAAATTTCAGTAAGCACAGAAAGTCGTGAAGAAGCGGACAAAATATTTAATGGACTTTCAGCCGGCGGAATTGTTGAAGTGCCTATGAGTGAAGCGCCATGGAGTTCATATTTCGGAATGTTCAGAGACAAATTCGGTATTGAGTGGATAGTGGAATTTAATCCGAATAAATAATAAGCGATTGCGTATTTAATAAACCTCCGAGGTTGCAGCTTGAAAAGTGTTTACAAACCTCGGAGGTTTTTATTACCTTCAAAATTAATTATTTACGGGTAAACCCCCGGGGGGGATGTGAGTTTTACTGTGTGTTGAGGGGGGGGGGGGGGGGCGGGGGGGGACCGGGGGGGGGGGGGGGGGGGGGTAAACAAGAAGGGAAGGGGGGTGGGGGCCGCCGCCGCGGGGGGGGGGGGGTCGGAGGTTTTTATTTACCTTCAAAATCATAAAATTATTTATCGGAAATTATCTTATAACATCCCGAAGTCAATTTGAATTTTACTTTATTATTATTTGAGGATGTTCAGAGACAAATTCGGTATTGAGCGGATAGTGGAATTTAATCCGAATAAATAATAAGCGATTGCGTATTTAATAAACCTCCGAGGTTGCAGCTCGAAAAGTGTTTACAAACCTCGGAGGTTTTTATATTGCAGAATTCAAGTATTCATTTTATTCACGCCGCAAATTCTAAAAAAAATTAATTGTGACGCATTTGATATTTCTTTATTTAATAATTTGTATAATAATGTGCTTTCTTCTCTTTGTTACGGATACATTCAAATTAAATTTTAAAGAAAGATAAAACAATGACTACAAATCAATTATTGCGGATGGACAATGTCGGAATCGTAGTAGAATCCCTCGACAACGCGGTTTCATTTTTTGAAGAACTTGGACTAAAGCTTGAAGGTCGAGCTATGATAGAAGGAGAATGGGCAGGTCGCGTTACGGGACTTGGAACTCAGCAAGTTGAAATTGCCATGATGGTTACACCCGACGGACACAGCCGGATTGAACTTTCCAGATTCATCACCCGTCAATCGCGGAAGATCATAGAAACGCGCCGGTTAACGCGCTTGGCTATCTGCGTGTTATGTTCACGGTTTCAGATATAACAGAAACTCTTGATCGACTTAAAAGACATGGAGCGGAGCTTATCGGCGAAGTTGTGAACTATAAAGATATTTATTT encodes the following:
- a CDS encoding VOC family protein, yielding MLQINPHINFNGNAEEAFNFYKSVFGGEFTKIIRFKDIPELGNAVTENEANKLMHIALPIGQNTLIANDVPEFMGKVNENENRSKISVSTESREEADKIFNGLSAGGIVEVPMSEAPWSSYFGMFRDKFGIEWIVEFNPNK